From a single Metopolophium dirhodum isolate CAU chromosome 6, ASM1992520v1, whole genome shotgun sequence genomic region:
- the LOC132947112 gene encoding alpha-soluble NSF attachment protein, whose product MSSNEEKAIALLTEADKKLNSSKGLFSSLFGNVSKVEDAIDCYQRAANLFKMAKKWSQAGRAFILAADLNSKSGRKHDAATNYVDSANCFKKTDPNEAATCLEKAIDIYTDMGRFTMAAKQHQNIAEMYETEAVDLERAITNYEKASDYFMAEESKSSANKCKLKVAQYAAQLEDYDRAIQIYEEVAGTSLDSSLLKYSAKEYYFRAALCHLCVDVLNAQLAMNQYTERYPAFQDSREYKLLQVLLNHIQEQNADGFTEAVKDYDSISRLDQWYTTILLRIKKLVNDTPDLR is encoded by the exons ATGTCGAGCAACGAGGAAAAAGCCATCGCCCTGTTGACCGAAGCGGACAAGAAACTCAACTCGTCAAAAGGACTGTTTTCCTCGTTATTCGG gaATGTTTCTAAGGTAGAAGATGCCATTGATTGCTATCAACGTGCTGCAAATTTATTTAAGATGGCAAAAAAATGGTCACAAGCTGGTAGAGCATTTATTTTGGCTGCTGATCTCAACTCTAAATCGGGCCGTAAACATGATGCTGCTACAAATTATGTAGACTCTGCAAACTGCTTTAAAAAAACTGATCCAAATG aagCGGCAACATGTCTAGAAAAAGCTATCGACATCTATACTGATATGGGTCGTTTTACGATGGCTGCGAAACAACATCAAAATATAGCGGAAATGTATGAGACTGAAGCTGTTGATCTAGAACGTGCTATAACCAACTATGAAAAGGCCTCAGATTATTTTATGGCTGAAGAAAGCAAGAGTTCAGCTAACAAGTGCAAACTTAAGGTGGCACAGTATGCTGCACAACTGGAAGACTATGACCGAGCTATTCAGATATACGAagag GTTGCTGGGACATCATTGGACAGTTCTTTGTTGAAGTACAGCGCAAAAGAATATTACTTCCGAGCAGCTTTGTGTCATTTGTGTGTTGACGTGCTTAATGCTCAACTGGCCATGAATCAATACACTGAACGATACCCGGCATTCCAAGATAGTAGAGAATACAAATTACtacag gTGTTGTTAAATCATATTCAAGAGCAAAATGCTGATGGTTTTACTGAAGCTGTTAAAGATTACGATTCCATATCACGGTTGGACCAATGGTACACAACAATACTATTGCGCATTAAGAAACTGGTAAATGACACTCCAGATTTGcgttaa